In the genome of Spodoptera frugiperda isolate SF20-4 chromosome 1, AGI-APGP_CSIRO_Sfru_2.0, whole genome shotgun sequence, the window CGATAAAAGCTTCAATGATTTTATGACCTAGTTTAAACCAGTTCTATGATAAGACAATTATATAATTCCGATGTCATGATTGTGATTGAGTTGTTAATAAATTCTTGTTAGTTCAGTAATGTATGGCTTTCGAAATTACTGTTGACATTCATCGTTTTAGATATttatgatgaatttattattaatatatttatttatttatttcttccacAGTTCGCTTTCGTCGTCCTTTTGGCAGCTGTTGCTCGCTGCAGCGCTTCAGGAGGAGCCTCAAGCTTCTCCTATGGAGTATCAGACCCTAACACTGGTGATATCAAAGACCAACACGAAAAGCGAGTAGGAGACAGTGTTGTTGGACAATACTCCTTGCTTGAAGCTGATGGAACCAAACGTACCGTTGAATATTCCTCTCATCCTCAAACTGGATTCAATGCTGTAGTCCGAAAAGACCCTCCTCATGGTGTCCACCCTCCATCTGCAGTGGGATACAATGGTGTTGCTTCAGCTCTTGGTGGTTTAGGATACGCTGGTGCTAATCCACTGGCATATGGAGGACTAAACGCATGGAACCCTGCTGCAAAATCAGCGTATGCTGGCAATCCCTACGTCGGGGCTTATGGTGGATACAACGGCGCTGCTAATGGCTGGACTCCGAACTATGCTGCCAATGTTGGAGCCAATGGATGGCCAAGCAACTATGGTGCTTCTGGAGTATACGGCGCTAATGGGTGGTCTACCACTTCTGTCACCTCTTGGCCAAACAACGCTGCTGCGAACGCTTGGCCTAGCAACGTAGGAGCCAATATTGGTGCCAATGTTTGGCCCAGTGCAGCAGCTGGTGTTGGCGCTTGGCCCCAGAATTATGGTACCAATGGTGTCTATGGTGCTAACGGATGGTCTCAAGGTTATGGAGCAGCTGGATATGCTGGCTATGGCAACCGTTTGGGGTGGTAAATAATTGCTCAATTGAAATTGGCTGCAAATTATTCTGGACTCGGCTGTGTATCTCTGGAACTAGTTACGATTGTAATTGTTTGATCTCTTATGGCAATTAAGATAattgaaaaaccaaaaaaaaagtttcttgtTGAATAGAAACTGAAATATATTACtcgtatttaaaaattttcaaaaattttatttttttacttatggAACCTCTATTGACTAATATCTACCTAATCTTCAAACTCAGCACTACTTCCCACTAAAGCCATGACacatacttttaaaataccttACACATCCATCCCGTAATCATAATATGATAGCAACACAACTACATGTAGTACCTAATAAATCGAAACTAGTTCAAAGAGGACAATGTCCTTAAATCTTAATTGACTAATTGTACAACTGTATCAAGAACCCATTAAGTAATAAAGTATATGAGTGATATAAGACTGCTATTTATAATTAGTACAAAACACATTTGAAATGTACATTTTCGGTGATTATTGCTTCCTGGTCGACCAGTTTTCTGAGTTTGTCTTGCAAAAAATTGCTAACAAATTACCTTTACGCTAAAATATTTCACCATTATTTATGTGGTATCAATTAGAGAAACGGTAGTCAAAAATAAACCTAGTTCCTTTTAGTTTAAAGGTTAAAATAGCATGTGTTGTGAACTTAACTTAGAATTCCTTACATACATCACTACAATGTTAgcaatcttattaaaattttgatcaCATAATCGAGGTGACGGCCATTAAGGCATTGGACACTGCTTGGAAACAATTGAATGTGTAGCTGGTCActatcaaatacataatagtaTTTTCGAtgcttaaacataatataattatgaggATAAACCTGAGTGTGCGTAAAAGTTTGCACTTGACATTCGCGACTGTTACTCTTGCCTTTAATAAAGagaaaaagaatttaatttacagCTATCTCCAAATACTGGCAATTTGAAGTAGATGtgcaaaaataatgtaattgtttgtgtgtatacaaaaacaatttgtattgCACGTCGCATTATACTGACTGTACGGTCggtgcggtgactgggtaaCTGGcggccgtgcaacatgtagcaggttcgattcccgcacggagtaactctttgtgtgatccacaaattattattttggacCTGGGTTTAATGTgcatttgaacttgtatgttttaaacagacccacgacacaggagaatgtattgtacaaaaaaaaaatgttattatattacttataactCTACAAGATTTCAAGTAAGAAAGCAGTACTTGCATACAAATGATACAATTATTGTATGAATCGCGTGGAGATTGCCTTGAAGTGCGAATGTAGAACAAACGCATATTGATACAGATCTTGTATCTACGCcgtttgtaataaagtttatagtTCAGTGTTTTAAGAATTAACTgcaaaagaaaacatttgttgcGTCATATTGCATTCATATTGAATTCAAGACTTAGTTAAGGCAATGGGCGCGTATCAACTTAAAGTATGAATATATGCatgttttttaagtgtgggaatgCTTCGATACAAATAGGCCGGTTCGaccagagtaataccacggcctcacagaaaactgacgtgaaataacgcttgcgttgtgtttcatcgtGTAAGCGACGTTACCCAACTGCTCCCCttcttaatcttcccaatccccgattcccaacaaccgTTACATTCCGAAcaccaaaaaggccggcaatgcacttgtaacgcctctggtgtttcggatgtgcatgggcggcggcgcatgcttaccatcaggtgatccgtctactcttTCACTTGGATAACCAAGTGAACGAGTAAACGGATCATGCATATggtatttccataaaaaaactcttTTAGTTGAGTTAATGAATTCCATGATAATTTCAAGCATATTTATTACCAATTCCTATTCACTACCATTGATTTACTACCAAGCtgtatacattacatacatacttacttatcttacatacttaattactcatttggaattaaaaaattaacGAGCCCTTTGGTCCTTCGTGAACCAAAACTTTTTAATGAACTTAGTAAGTAAATTATGGACATGGTAAAATAATTGATCGTTGTTATAAAAAACTGTGACGCATGCGTGGTatatgataaattaatatttattttccgcTACTCCATATTAGAAGTTAAGGAAATggtcacatacatacatagtatgattacatttaaaaagtaacaCATGCACACAAAGACTTAGTACGTACATAATGCAAACTAACTTAAAAAGCGTTTCAATTGGGCAGTTTCCTaagtcaaaaacaaattatttcgacttttcaatatactgaaatgttaaaaaataatcacactttttcattcatagattgaatgatctaattaattttcgatgttttctagttaattttctagaaataagtctgctatttgacgtaaaaatctgatgaagTCATATCgcattatttcatacaaattatagtttttgatattttgaaaaaagtatttcatttgACTAGCCTATTGATTAAATGCTATTTTTAATGAGCCCATTGAACTTCATACAAccaaaaagtttttaacaaacaaagaaaacaatCAAGCCAGCAAGACTAATCGCTACACAAATTGAAATgagcaaagaaaaaaataaagaaaacataatataggAAGCTCGAAATTCAAAAAACGAAAACGTCAGAAACGTGCACAgataagataaaacaaaaaaaaaacgcgcCATAGATTAACAAAGCCAATGATGCGTTGTGAGATGCAATCTTGAGTGCTGCGGACCATTTCTCCGACGTCAGTACAAATTCTCATCAGTGACCTTGCCCTTCCGGATCCGTCGGCATCACAAagactatttattattcttgtCGTACGCTGTTGGCGTTCCGTAGGTAATATAGGTAGTATTTTATGTGAATAAAACTTTACACGTAAAGATTtggggtttttttttcaaatagtaTTTCGTTGGTTGTTACATCTAATTGCTAATTTTAGTAACCGAtcttaatataaaatctttTGTCAATCAAAAGATTGACATTCTCCATTTTTGAgagaaactaatataaaaaataaaccataatcTAACAATTTTGGATTGATAttagttataaaaattgtttgtctTCAGATGAAAGATGACTTaattttctcttcttatttctaggaatattattgaaaataaaatatttaacattcatTTTATCATTCCTCagattaactattaaaatattttactaagaaGCTAAATGCGTTCTGTATCAGTCAGTAAAGTTTAACAGGAACTTGTCTAGGACATTTCAAACAAGTTCttgacaaattaaaataataatagacctACAAAACCAATAACAGATAAGAAAATCCAGTTCTCATTTGAAATCACATAAAAATTCTACAAACGGAACCCGATCGAGCCTAAGATAATGCACTTGGCTTAATTTTAAAGATCAACTGGTAATCGTAGCCGTCCGCCACGCCCTCGCGTTGTGAAGCTCATATAAAAGCTCCTAGCGAAGTGGACGGGTATCAGTCAACGAGTGGAAAACCTCAATCTATCGCAATGGCCGCTAAGGTGACTATTTTAATATCTAGTGAAGTGATACCATGTTTAGTGTTTTctaataattttgtgttttcgatttaatgaaagatttttttaaagtgttgtAATGTATCTAACGTGTATTCctattttctacttttttttcttttgtgtctACTTTTTTTTCTC includes:
- the LOC126910719 gene encoding fibroin heavy chain-like translates to MFPAKAIAYALKIMKTTYIKARRIQKHQYLCKQYQTMFSKFAFVVLLAAVARCSASGGASSFSYGVSDPNTGDIKDQHEKRVGDSVVGQYSLLEADGTKRTVEYSSHPQTGFNAVVRKDPPHGVHPPSAVGYNGVASALGGLGYAGANPLAYGGLNAWNPAAKSAYAGNPYVGAYGGYNGAANGWTPNYAANVGANGWPSNYGASGVYGANGWSTTSVTSWPNNAAANAWPSNVGANIGANVWPSAAAGVGAWPQNYGTNGVYGANGWSQGYGAAGYAGYGNRLGW